One stretch of Archocentrus centrarchus isolate MPI-CPG fArcCen1 chromosome 5, fArcCen1, whole genome shotgun sequence DNA includes these proteins:
- the ddi2 gene encoding protein DDI1 homolog 2 isoform X2: protein MLVTVFCAPRDRPETTFALDVSPELELRDFVALCELESGIPAGEIQITYVEQPLKDLTRALGTYGVKDGDVVVLRQADRRPPPTQPAFPGLPHIDFRSITVPGTSSSANQRGAIQPQQQASQPRAAQPSTPMAFRGPSPQGLDDPALLQQMLLSNPHELSLLKERNPPLAEALLSGDLERFTKVLLEQQQDRAKREQERIKLLTADPFDLEAQAKIEEDIRQHNVEENMTIAMEEAPESFGQVVMLYINCKVNGHPVKAFVDSGAQMTIMSQACAERCNIMRLVDRRWAGIAKGVGTQKIIGRVHLAQVQIEGDFLPCSFSILEDQPMDMLLGLDMLKRHQCSIDLKKSVLLIGTTGTETRFLSEAELPECARLAYGTEGREDARPDELADRELAEALQRSIQESGQH, encoded by the exons ATGCTGGTCACCGTTTTCTGCGCGCCGAGGGATCGCCCAGAAACCACCTTCGCTCTCGATGTGTCCCCAGAGCTGGAACTGAGAGACTTCGTAGCACTTTGTGAGCTGGAATCAGGAATCCCAGCTGGGGAAATCCAG ATCACATATGTTGAACAGCCCCTAAAAGACCTCACTCGTGCCTTGGGGACGTATGGTGTTAAGGATGGAGACGTGGTGGTTCTCCGGCAAGCTGACAGAAGGCCACCACCAACTCAGCCAGCTTTCCCAG GTCTGCCCCATATTGACTTTCGTTCCATCACAGTCCCAGGCACCTCTTCTTCAGCCAATCAACGTGGTGCAATACAACCACAGCAACAGGCTTCACAGCCGCGTGCCGCACAGCCTTCCACGCCAATGGCCTTTCGTGGCCCCTCTCCTCAGGGGCTGGATGACCCCGCCTTACTTCAGCAGATGCTATTATCGAATCCACACGAGCTTTCGCTCCTCAAGGAGAGAAACCCGCCGCTTGCTGAGGCCCTGTTGAGCGGAGACTTAG AGCGTTTCACCAAAGTGCTGCTGGAGCAACAGCAGGATCGAGCCAAGAGGGAGCAGGAGAgaatcaaacttttgactgctgaCCCTTTTGATTTGGAAGCCCAAGCAAAGATTGAAGAGGACATCAG GCAGCACAATGTGGAAGAAAACATGACCATAGCAATGGAGGAGGCCCCAGAAAGCTTTGGACAGGTGGTTATGCTGTACATTAACTGCAAAGTCAATGGCCACCCTGTGAAAGCTTTTGTTGACTCAG gAGCACAGATGACCATCATGAGCCAAGCATGCGCAGAGCGCTGCAACATTATGCGACTGGTGGACCGACGCTGGGCCGGGATTGCCAAAGGAGTAGGCACCCAGAAGATCATTGGCAGAGTTCATTTGG CTCAGGTCCAGATAGAGGGGGACTTCCTTCCTTGTTCTTTCTCCATCTTAGAAGACCAGCCTATGGATATGCTGCTTGGCCTGGATATGCTGAAGAGACACCAG TGTTCGATTGATCTGAAGAAAAGCGTGCTCCTAATTGGCACTACAGGCACAGAAACTCGCTTTCTATCTGAGGCAGAGCTGCCAGAGTGTGCCCGACTAGCGTACGGCACAGAGGGGCGTGAAGACGCCCGACCAGATGAGCTGGCTGACAGAGAACTAGCAGAGGCGCTTCAGAGGTCCATACAGGAAAGCG GACAGCACTGA
- the ddi2 gene encoding protein DDI1 homolog 2 isoform X1 produces MLVTVFCAPRDRPETTFALDVSPELELRDFVALCELESGIPAGEIQITYVEQPLKDLTRALGTYGVKDGDVVVLRQADRRPPPTQPAFPGLPHIDFRSITVPGTSSSANQRGAIQPQQQASQPRAAQPSTPMAFRGPSPQGLDDPALLQQMLLSNPHELSLLKERNPPLAEALLSGDLERFTKVLLEQQQDRAKREQERIKLLTADPFDLEAQAKIEEDIRQHNVEENMTIAMEEAPESFGQVVMLYINCKVNGHPVKAFVDSGAQMTIMSQACAERCNIMRLVDRRWAGIAKGVGTQKIIGRVHLAQVQIEGDFLPCSFSILEDQPMDMLLGLDMLKRHQCSIDLKKSVLLIGTTGTETRFLSEAELPECARLAYGTEGREDARPDELADRELAEALQRSIQESDTADGQTTSLQPQPFSLPKTLDQMSSATSPSQSLSSDQPQNPTLDRSQSAPAAMQQASAPGQCQDQPGFQELPRPSSPTEDGTSIPHHFHPDPLPLHSNSKMPPLTIPSTDVLHTCTPPADMNTVSQDPGGELQAGAIEGDAQSVEGVSSSMLPHPEELSPVQPMDQEVTECETAVTVETGPSAPREPDSIEMESPTASDSVRSSERDQPDGERCSSSESIPSLASALRELHELLVSNNCAQSQNRSTSCSPSHPFRQDTDQVSPEPCTPTPENTQPIPSTAITSGAEPSDAKANYAAAVSDGEPSKCLAPNQDEHLGGDRAEAVGEQEPPQCPHGYEERRADRCWQDDSSNISFSQSEPEVPPDPAGDLEFREPPEGQHGRGVADGQPSGANTPDTLSLQTEHTFLSPMSRASGSPEEVSSTLSSSVSPLAQAPQPSSPASPLPSPHPFIEQFPAEHIQRIQAAGFSAREAAEALEQAHGVVELALLALLARSITVPT; encoded by the exons ATGCTGGTCACCGTTTTCTGCGCGCCGAGGGATCGCCCAGAAACCACCTTCGCTCTCGATGTGTCCCCAGAGCTGGAACTGAGAGACTTCGTAGCACTTTGTGAGCTGGAATCAGGAATCCCAGCTGGGGAAATCCAG ATCACATATGTTGAACAGCCCCTAAAAGACCTCACTCGTGCCTTGGGGACGTATGGTGTTAAGGATGGAGACGTGGTGGTTCTCCGGCAAGCTGACAGAAGGCCACCACCAACTCAGCCAGCTTTCCCAG GTCTGCCCCATATTGACTTTCGTTCCATCACAGTCCCAGGCACCTCTTCTTCAGCCAATCAACGTGGTGCAATACAACCACAGCAACAGGCTTCACAGCCGCGTGCCGCACAGCCTTCCACGCCAATGGCCTTTCGTGGCCCCTCTCCTCAGGGGCTGGATGACCCCGCCTTACTTCAGCAGATGCTATTATCGAATCCACACGAGCTTTCGCTCCTCAAGGAGAGAAACCCGCCGCTTGCTGAGGCCCTGTTGAGCGGAGACTTAG AGCGTTTCACCAAAGTGCTGCTGGAGCAACAGCAGGATCGAGCCAAGAGGGAGCAGGAGAgaatcaaacttttgactgctgaCCCTTTTGATTTGGAAGCCCAAGCAAAGATTGAAGAGGACATCAG GCAGCACAATGTGGAAGAAAACATGACCATAGCAATGGAGGAGGCCCCAGAAAGCTTTGGACAGGTGGTTATGCTGTACATTAACTGCAAAGTCAATGGCCACCCTGTGAAAGCTTTTGTTGACTCAG gAGCACAGATGACCATCATGAGCCAAGCATGCGCAGAGCGCTGCAACATTATGCGACTGGTGGACCGACGCTGGGCCGGGATTGCCAAAGGAGTAGGCACCCAGAAGATCATTGGCAGAGTTCATTTGG CTCAGGTCCAGATAGAGGGGGACTTCCTTCCTTGTTCTTTCTCCATCTTAGAAGACCAGCCTATGGATATGCTGCTTGGCCTGGATATGCTGAAGAGACACCAG TGTTCGATTGATCTGAAGAAAAGCGTGCTCCTAATTGGCACTACAGGCACAGAAACTCGCTTTCTATCTGAGGCAGAGCTGCCAGAGTGTGCCCGACTAGCGTACGGCACAGAGGGGCGTGAAGACGCCCGACCAGATGAGCTGGCTGACAGAGAACTAGCAGAGGCGCTTCAGAGGTCCATACAGGAAAGCG ACACTGCAGATGGACAGACTACCTCACTGCAGCCCCAACCATTTTCATTACCTAAAACCTTAGACCAAATGTCGTCAGCCACCTCCCCTTCCCAAAGCCTCTCCTCTGATCAACCCCAGAACCCAACCCTGGATCGCTCTCAGTCTGCCCCAGCTGCCATGCAGCAGGCCTCAGCACCAGGGCAGTGCCAGGATCAACCTGGCTTCCAGGAGCTTCCTCGGCCTTCATCCCCAACAGAGGATGGAACTTCTATACCTCATCATTTCCACCCTGACCCTCTGCCTCTCCATAGCAACTCCAAGATGCCCCCTCTAACCATCCCCTCAACAGATGTTCTGCATACATGTACTCCTCCTGCAGACATGAACACCGTATCCCAGGATCCAGGGGGAGAGCTACAGGCTGGAGCCATAGAGGGGGATGCACAATCGGTCGAGGGGGTGAGCAGCTCCATGCTCCCCCATCCAGAGGAACTTTCCCCTGTTCAACCCATGGACCAGGAGGTGACAGAGTGTGAGACAGCTGTTACAGTGGAAACCGGTCCAAGTGCTCCCAGGGAACCTGACTCTATTGAAATGGAGTCTCCCACTGCTTCTGACAGCGTGAGGTCCTCTGAGAGGGACCAGCCTGATGGAGAGCGCTGCTCCAGCTCTGAAAGCATCCCCTCACTGGCATCTGCACTTAGAGAGCTTCATGAGCTACTGGTATCCAACAACTGTGCTCAGTCACAAAACCGCAGCACCTCCTGCTCCCCCTCACATCCATTCAGGCAGGACACAGACCAAGTGTCCCCTGAGCCATGCACCCCAACCCCTGAAAATACCCAGCCTATCCCCTCTACTGCCATTACATCCGGTGCAGAACCAAGCGATGCCAAAGCCAActatgctgctgctgtgtctgaTGGGGAACCATCTAAGTGTCTTGCGCCCAACCAGGATGAACATCTGGGAGGTGATAGAGCAGAGGCTGTGGGTGAACAAGAACCACCACAGTGTCCACATGGCTATGAGGAGAGGAGGGCAGACAGATGTTGGCAAGATGACTCGAGTAACATCAGCTTTTCTCAGTCTGAGCCAGAGGTTCCTCCTGATCCTGCTGGGGATCTGGAGTTCAGGGAGCCTCCTGAGGGGCAGCATGGGAGAGGGGTTGCAGATGGACAACCCTCTGGCGCCAACACCCCAGACACCCTAAGCCTCCAAACTGAGCACACCTTCCTCAGCCCTATGTCAAGGGCATCGGGCTCACCGGAGGAAGTTTCAAGCACCTTGTCCTCGTCAGTTTCTCCTCTGGCTCAGGCTCCCCAGCCTTCATCTccagcctctcctctcccttcTCCACATCCCTTTATAGAACAGTTTCCAGCTGAGCACATCCAGAGAATCCAGGCAGCAGGCTTTTCTGCCAGGGAGGCTGCAGAGGCACTGGAACAAGCCCATGGGGTTG